Within Sulfurihydrogenibium subterraneum DSM 15120, the genomic segment GTAAAGAGAGTAGTTTCCTTTATCAACGTCAAGCCCTACAAGTATTTTTAAAGCAAGGTCGTTATTTTCTTTCAAAGCGTTATATACTGCATCTAACCCAGAAAAGTAGAAGAACCCAACTAATATTTTGATTTCTTGTGCAAGCTTTATAAGTTGGTTAAGCCTATTTTCAAGGTTTGCAGTTCCTTCATTTTTTATTATGTACATAGGCAAATATTTTAAGATAAGATAAGCTTAACTGCAATCTCGTTTAAAACCATTATGCCTTTTGCAAGTAAAACAAGCCTTCCGTTTTCTACAGCTGCATATTCTTCTTCTAATAAGTCTTTGATTATATCTTTATTTTTGATTAAATTTAAATCTACTCCCGACTTTAGTCTTAGAGATAAAAATATCTCTTCTTCTCTCTTTTTTTCTTCGTTTAACTCTTCTGTAAATTTTATAGGTTTAACAGATTTTTCTACTAATTCTAAATACTCCTCAATGTTTTTAGTGTTTCCAAATCTTAGATTGTTTACAAAAGACCAAGATGACACTCCTATTCCTAAAAATTCTGTGTGAGTCCAGTAAAACAAGTTATGTTTACACTGATAACCTTCTTTAGCCCAGTTTGAAAGTTCATACCTTTTAAATTTTTTCTCTTCTAAGAAACTGTCTATGAGTTCAAACATTTTTAAGGTTGTTTCTTCATCTGGCAGGTTATAACAGCCATTTTTTACAAGGGTGCCAAGAGGCGTTCCTTCGTAGGCAGTAAGCATGTAGGCTGATATATGGGTTATAGGTAGTTCGGTGTAAATTTTTAAATCTTTTTCTAAATCATCTAAGGTTTGTCCTGGAATACCGTATATAAGGTCTAAGTTTATGTTTGTAATTCCTGCTTTTATACAGTCTTCAACTGTTTGAAGTGTGTCTTCTGGTTTGTGGTTTCTCCCCAGAGATATTAGATTTTTTTCTAAAAATGATTGATTTCCTATACTTACACGGTTAACTCCTGAATCTTTTATAATTTTAAAGTCTTGATATCTGTAAGTTTTTGGGTTTACTTCAACGGTTATCTCTAACTCTTTTTCTGTTTTTATGTTTTCTTTTATAAACTTTATAATGTGGGCTAATAAATCTGGGCTTAAAGATGAAGGGGTTCCTCCTCCAAAGTAAATAGTTTCAAGGTTAAAATCAAGCTCTTTATATAAAGAGAGCTCCTTTTTTAAAGCAGATACATACCTTTTTTTTAAACCGTCTTCATTCCAGACAAACGAAGTAAAATCACAGTAAGGACATTTAATTTCACAAAAAGGTATGTGAATGTACAAACCTTTAATCAATAAACAGACTCGTAAATTTAAAAATCATAAAGACATAATAAAATGTTTTTTGATGTAAGTCAATGCAACTTTTTTGAAAGAAAGTTAGTATTTACAAACTCGTTAAAAAGAGTTATGATAATTATCACGAAAAAAAAATATGGAGGTTTGTTAAATGGCAGATGAAAAAGTTTCCCGTAGAGACTTTCTTCTGTATGCAATGGGTGCTTGGGCAGCTGTTGGTGTTGGTGGCATTCTTTACGGAATGTATAAGACTTGGGAGCCATTACCTGAGGTAAAAGCTCAAGCAACAGTATCTTTTGATTTATCTACCGTTGAACCAGGGCAAATTAAAGTAGTCTCTTGGAGAGGTAAACCAGTTTTCGTTTTAAGAAAAACTCCAGATATGGTACAGTGTAAAGAAAGGTCTGTTAAGGATGAGTACACCGTTGTTTTAGGTATATGTACTCACCTTGGTTGTATTCCTAACTGGGAAGCTGATAAAAAGATATGGCACTGTCCTTGTCACGGTGGAGAGTATGATGCCTGCGGTAAAAACATATTTGGACCTCCACCAAGACCTTTAGATGTTCCACCATTTAAAATTGAAGGAACAACTATCGTTTTAGGTGAAGAAGGAAACGAATATAAACAAATGAAAGAAAAAGGATTAACAGTATAAAGGAGGTAGGTTATGAGATTGATGGATTGGCTAGATGAAAGGTTAGCTATAAGACAGCTTATTAAAGTAATGCTTACAGAGTACTACGTTCCTAAAAACATAAACTTTCTCTGGAGCTTTGGCGTTCTTGTAATGTTAGTTTTTGCTATTTTAGTTGTAAGTGGAATCTTCTTGCTTATGTACTACAAACCAGATTCTCATCTTGCTTTTGACAGCGTTAATAAAACAATTATGATGGATGTTGAGTATGGATGGTTGTTTAGACATACCCACGCAGTAGGTGCGTCTATAATGTTCCTTGTGCTTTTTATTCACATGGCAAGGGGTATATACTACGGTTCATTTAAAGCACCAAGAGAGATAGTTTGGATAACTGGATATATACTTTTTGTTCTTATGTCTGCAACAGCATTTACTGGATATCTACTTCCTTGGGGACAGATGTCTTACTGGGCAGCTCAGACAATTACAACACTATTTGAGAAAATACCTTTTATAGGACCTGATTTAGTTGTATGGATAAGAGGTAACTACATAGTTGAAGATGCTACTTTAACAAGATTCTTTGCTTTGCACGTAGTTTTCTTACCGCTTTTACTAATAGTATTTACAGCTATTCACCTTTACGCTGTAAGAATACCCGGGTCTAATAACGAAGATGGTATAGAGCTTACAAAAGAAGAGAAAAAACATGGAAAAGGAATTCCTTTCTGGCCTGTGTTTATGGCAAAAGAGTTCTTTGTTATGTCAGTTTTCTTGATTTTCTTCTTCTATTTAGTGTTTTACCAGTATAAGTTTGCTATGGACCCAATTAACTTTACACCTGCAGATTACTTACAAACACCTATGCATATATACCCTGAGTGGTACTTCCTGGCATTCTACGAAGTTTTAAGAGGTTTCTTCTTTAGTCAAAACTTAGGTTTAATTGCGTTTGTACTAAGTATGTTTATTGCTGCATTTTTACCTTGGCTTGACACTTCCCCTATAGTAAGTGGTAAAAATAGACCTATATATAAAATTCTTTTCTGGATATTTATAGCAGACTTTGTATTTTTAACAATACTTGGAAAACTACCTCCTACTGGTTTATACGCATGGCTTGGATTTGCTGGAAGTTTAGTATACTTCGCATTTTTCCTCGCTCTTCCAATTTTATCTAAGATAGAGAAGAAAAAAGTAGCAGGAGGTAGGTAATATGAAAGAGCTTAAAATACTTCTGATTTTAATAGTTTTAGTTGCTATTGGGTATTGGGGGATAGAGCCTTATGCTCATTCTGTAATGCATGGAGAAGTTAAACATCCAGATTTTAAATATTCTGATATACAAACAACAGCATCAACAACAGGAGACCCTGCAAAAGGTAAGGAACTTTTTATGGCAAATTGTGCTTCTTGCCACGGATTGAAAAATGATGGAATAAATCCGGGAATGGATAAAAATGCTGCAATAGCTTCTTTTAATGTTGTTCCTCCAGACCTTTCAAACATTGCTTCTATAGTTGACCATAAATTTTTAGCTGCTTTTATTAAAAATCCTCAAGAAGCTACAAAAAATCCTAAGTTTGCAATGCCTCCTATGGCTCAGCTATCTGATGAAGATGTAGGACACATTATAGCGTATCTTTCTTCGGTTGCTAAGAAAGACTTAACTGGAAAAGAGATAACGGTAGAAGCTTGTGGAAGATGTCACGGTGTAAAATATCAAAAAATTCAAGCAGAAACACCTGCTGATAACCTAAAAGCATACCTTGGTAAAGTTCCACCAGATTTATCAGTTATGGGTAAAGCAAAAGAATTAGAGTATTTAGAGACTTTTATAAATAACCCTCAAAACGGTTTACCCGGAACTTCTATGCCAAGACTTGGTTTAACTCAAGAAGCTACAGAGAAGGTTGTTAAGTACTTAGACGAGATAGCAGACCCACACAGAGAGCAAAGAAATAAATTAGGTGTTTGGGTTTTAGGCTACTTGGTTGTAATGGCTGGTTTAACTTACGCTTGGAAAAAGAAAATCTGGAAAAACCTACATTAATTCTTAGCTTACCTCCACTTTCTTTAACCTGCCTTCGGGCAGGTTTTTTTATTTTATGACCAACTCTATTGTTTATCCTTTTTTTTCAATTAAAATCTTTTTCTAAAATCTTTCAGAGGTAATTTTATGAATAGAAAACCAAATAGACTTATAAACGAAAAAAGCCCTTACCTTCTTCAACACGCTTACAATCCAGTTGATTGGTATCCTTGGTGTGATGAAGCTTTTGAAAAGGCAAAGGAAGAAGACAAACCTATCTTTTTATCTATAGGTTATTCTTCCTGTCATTGGTGCCACGTTATGGAAAAAGAATCTTTTGAAGATGAGGAAGTTGCAGAGATTTTAAATAAATACTTTGTGCCTATCAAAGTTGATAGAGAAGAAAGACCAGATATAGACGCTGTTTATATGAATGTGTGTATGCTTTTTAATGGAAGTGGAGGATGGCCTCTTACAATCATTATGACGCCTGATAAAAAACCTTTCTTTGCAGGAACCTATTTTCCAAAACATTCAAGACCGGGAAGAATAGGACTAGTAGACTTACTTTTAAGTGTTGCAAAATACTGGCAAGAAAATAAAGAAGACCTTATATCAAAGTCAGAAAAGGTTTTAGGTTATCTAAAAGAAGATAATCAGACAAAGTATGGAGAGTTAAAAGAAGATTACATCCATACTGGATTTTATGAATTAAAAAGCAGGTTTGACAAAACTTACGGTGGCTTTTCAAATAAACCAAAGTTTCCTACGCCTCATAATCTTATGTTCCTACTGAGATACTACTACCATACAAAAGAAAAAGAAGCTCTTTATATGGTTGAAAAAACCCTTACAAATATGAGACTGGGAGGGATTTACGACCACGTAGGTTTTGGATTTCACAGATACTCAACAGACAGACAGTGGCTACTACCACATTTTGAAAAGATGCTTTACGACCAAGCTATGCTTTTGATGGCTTACATAGAAGCTTATCAGATTACAAAAAAAGACCTTTATAAACAAACTGCTCAAGAGATAATAGAGTATGTAATAAGAGATATGACAAGTGAAGAAGGAGTGTTTTTTAGTACAGAAGATGCTGACAGTGAAGGAGAAGAAGGAAAATTTTATACTTGGACTTTAAAAGAGATTAAAGATATTTTAAAAGAAGAAAGTGATTTAGCAATAAAGATTTTCAACATAAAAGAAGAAGGAAACTACCTTGAAGAAGCTACTGGACATCCCACAGGTAGAAATATTATTTATCTTTCTAAAACCTTGAGGGATTATGCTATAGACCTTGGAATAGATGAAAATACTTTAAAGCAAAAATTGGAACAAATCAGAAAAAAATTTTTTCAAGAGAGAGAAAAAAGGATTCACCCATTAAAAGACGATAAAGCACTTACAGACTGGAACGGTTTAATGATAACAGCTCTATCAAAAGCTGGGAAAGTATTTTCTAATCAAAATTATATTAATTATGCTAAGAAATCGGCTGATTTTATTATTAATAACATGATAATAGATGGAAAACTTTACCACCTTCAAAAAGACAAAGAAGTAAAAATAGAAGGAATGTTAGATGATTATGCATTTTTTGTTTGGGGTTTGATAGAACTTTATCAAGCAACAGGAGGTCTAAAGTATTTAAAAACAGCTATAGATTTAACAAACAAAGCTATACAGCTTTTGTATGATGAGAAAAATGGAGGATTTTTCTTAAGTAAAAGTCAAGACCTTATAGTAAATCCAAAAGAATCTTTTGATGGGGCAATACCTTCTGGAAACTCTGTAATGGCTTATAATCTATATAGACTTTACCTTATAACAGCACAGGAGGAGTTTTATAAAAAATCTTACGAAACTTTAATTGCTTTTGCAGAGGATATAAAAAGACTACCTTCTTACCATACAATGTTTTTAATAGCTCTAATGATGCACTTCTTCTCTACTTCAGAGATTGTAATATCAGGAAAAGAATGGGTAGGAGCTTTAAACCAGTTAAACAAAGAGTTTTTACCAAACACAGTTATAGTTGTAAAAACGCCAGAGAACAAAGAAGAGTTATCAAAAATATCACCTTACACACAAAACATGGAAATCCCTGAAGATTTTTATATTTATCTATGTAAAAATTTTGCTTGTAATCTACCAACAAAAGATTTAGAATATGTTATAAATACGCTAAAAGGTTAATCTATGGAAATAAAAGGAAAAACAGCACTTATAACAGGTGGGTCAAAAAGAATAGGTAAGACTATAACCATTGGACTGGCAAAAGAAGGTTGTGATGTTATTATTCATTATAATTATTCAGAAAAAGAAGCTCAAGAGTTAAAAACTTTTGTAGAGAGTTTTGGAGTTAAAGGCTATCTGTTAAAAGCAGATTTAACAGAAGAAAAAGATATTATAAAGCTTAGTGAAGAAGCTTCTAACATTGGAGTTGACATTTTGATTAACAACGCATCTATTTATTACAAAGCGCCTTTAGAAACAGCAACTTTTAAAGATTTAGATACATTTTACTCAATACACGTAAAAGCTCCTTTCTATCTTTCAAAGATACTTGGTAAAAAGATGTATGAAAAAAAAGAGGGAAGAATTATAAACATAGTAGATTACAGTGCAATTTTGCCATATCCAGATTACACACCTTACACAGCTTCTAAAGGTGCATTACTTACGATGACAAAAGCCTTTGCAAAAGAGTTTGCACCTTATGTGCTAGTCAACGGTATACTACCAGGACCTATCGTTCCACCAGAGGACTTACAGGATAAAGAACTTCCTCTTAAGAAAACTTTGTTAAAAAGATGGGGAGGAGAGCAAGAGATTTTTAAAGCTGTTAAGTATTTAATAGAAACAGAATTTACAACTGGGTCTTTAATACCTGTAGAAGGAGGTAGATTAATATTTTAGATTTTGTTATATTTTTAGGAACAGCAGGAGGAAGAACAGTAGTATTTAGGCAGTTGCGCCATTCTGGAGGTATGTGGCTTCACTTTGGAGGAAAAAATATAATAATAGACCCAGGTCCTGGAAGTTTAATCAGAATGTTTGAAAGGGGTTTAGAGCCAAGGGATTTAAATGCAGTTGTTTTATCCCACAGACACTTGGATCATGTAGCAGATGTAGCTTCTGTAGTTGAGTCTGCAACAGATGCTAACAAAAACAAGTTAGACCTTTTACTTGCACCTTACGACGCCTTAGATGGAGAAGACCCTGTAGTTTTAAAATACACAAAAAAAGGCTTTAAAAGAATTGAAATAACAACGATGGGAAATCAGTATCAGTTAGAAGAAATAACTATAAAACCATTAATACCTCACATACACCAAGGAGCTACAGTTTACAGTCTTGAGTTTAGGTGTAAAGATAAAGTTTTTATATACGTTCCTTGCGGGAGATTCCACGAGGATATGCTTTATGCCCACCCTAAAAATCCAGATTTAATGGTTTTTAACACAACCTTTGTAAAACCAAATCTAAACTACTACCATCTATCTGCCGAAGAAGTAGAAATCATTATTGACAAAGTAAAACCTAAAAGGGCAGTTTTAACCCACTTTAGTGTAAATATGTTAAAAGCTAATCCTAACAAAGTTGCAGAAGGTATTAAAAAAAGAACTAAAGTAGAAGTAATAGCAGCACAAGACGGTATGAAATTAGAGTTTTAGGAGAGTTGATGAAAGGCATAATAATAGGTGGAGGAATAATAGGGTTATCAATTGCCAGAGAGCTTTATAAACTTGGTTATGATATAACTATAGTTGAAAAAAGTAGCCTTGGAAGAGGAGCTTCTTGGGCTGCAGGCGGAATGCTTGCACCGTTGGCAGAAGGACTAATAGGAGACTTTTTAAAGTTCTGTGTTGAAAGTAGAGATATGTATAAATCTTTTGTAGAAGAGATAGAGAAGGAAACTGGAGACAATGTAGGTTTTTGGGAGTGTGGAATTATATTCCCAGCTTTTAGTGAAGAAGAAAAGGAACTACTTATCAAGAGAGTTGAGTATTATAAAAAACTTGGCTACAATACCTCTTGGCTTGAAAGAAAAGAAATTGAAGGTATGGGATACCAGATTGGAAAAGGTATAATAGGGGGAGCTTACTTT encodes:
- the hemW gene encoding radical SAM family heme chaperone HemW, translating into MIKGLYIHIPFCEIKCPYCDFTSFVWNEDGLKKRYVSALKKELSLYKELDFNLETIYFGGGTPSSLSPDLLAHIIKFIKENIKTEKELEITVEVNPKTYRYQDFKIIKDSGVNRVSIGNQSFLEKNLISLGRNHKPEDTLQTVEDCIKAGITNINLDLIYGIPGQTLDDLEKDLKIYTELPITHISAYMLTAYEGTPLGTLVKNGCYNLPDEETTLKMFELIDSFLEEKKFKRYELSNWAKEGYQCKHNLFYWTHTEFLGIGVSSWSFVNNLRFGNTKNIEEYLELVEKSVKPIKFTEELNEEKKREEEIFLSLRLKSGVDLNLIKNKDIIKDLLEEEYAAVENGRLVLLAKGIMVLNEIAVKLILS
- a CDS encoding Rieske 2Fe-2S domain-containing protein, which codes for MADEKVSRRDFLLYAMGAWAAVGVGGILYGMYKTWEPLPEVKAQATVSFDLSTVEPGQIKVVSWRGKPVFVLRKTPDMVQCKERSVKDEYTVVLGICTHLGCIPNWEADKKIWHCPCHGGEYDACGKNIFGPPPRPLDVPPFKIEGTTIVLGEEGNEYKQMKEKGLTV
- a CDS encoding cytochrome b N-terminal domain-containing protein, whose amino-acid sequence is MRLMDWLDERLAIRQLIKVMLTEYYVPKNINFLWSFGVLVMLVFAILVVSGIFLLMYYKPDSHLAFDSVNKTIMMDVEYGWLFRHTHAVGASIMFLVLFIHMARGIYYGSFKAPREIVWITGYILFVLMSATAFTGYLLPWGQMSYWAAQTITTLFEKIPFIGPDLVVWIRGNYIVEDATLTRFFALHVVFLPLLLIVFTAIHLYAVRIPGSNNEDGIELTKEEKKHGKGIPFWPVFMAKEFFVMSVFLIFFFYLVFYQYKFAMDPINFTPADYLQTPMHIYPEWYFLAFYEVLRGFFFSQNLGLIAFVLSMFIAAFLPWLDTSPIVSGKNRPIYKILFWIFIADFVFLTILGKLPPTGLYAWLGFAGSLVYFAFFLALPILSKIEKKKVAGGR
- a CDS encoding c-type cytochrome; its protein translation is MKELKILLILIVLVAIGYWGIEPYAHSVMHGEVKHPDFKYSDIQTTASTTGDPAKGKELFMANCASCHGLKNDGINPGMDKNAAIASFNVVPPDLSNIASIVDHKFLAAFIKNPQEATKNPKFAMPPMAQLSDEDVGHIIAYLSSVAKKDLTGKEITVEACGRCHGVKYQKIQAETPADNLKAYLGKVPPDLSVMGKAKELEYLETFINNPQNGLPGTSMPRLGLTQEATEKVVKYLDEIADPHREQRNKLGVWVLGYLVVMAGLTYAWKKKIWKNLH
- a CDS encoding thioredoxin domain-containing protein — protein: MNRKPNRLINEKSPYLLQHAYNPVDWYPWCDEAFEKAKEEDKPIFLSIGYSSCHWCHVMEKESFEDEEVAEILNKYFVPIKVDREERPDIDAVYMNVCMLFNGSGGWPLTIIMTPDKKPFFAGTYFPKHSRPGRIGLVDLLLSVAKYWQENKEDLISKSEKVLGYLKEDNQTKYGELKEDYIHTGFYELKSRFDKTYGGFSNKPKFPTPHNLMFLLRYYYHTKEKEALYMVEKTLTNMRLGGIYDHVGFGFHRYSTDRQWLLPHFEKMLYDQAMLLMAYIEAYQITKKDLYKQTAQEIIEYVIRDMTSEEGVFFSTEDADSEGEEGKFYTWTLKEIKDILKEESDLAIKIFNIKEEGNYLEEATGHPTGRNIIYLSKTLRDYAIDLGIDENTLKQKLEQIRKKFFQEREKRIHPLKDDKALTDWNGLMITALSKAGKVFSNQNYINYAKKSADFIINNMIIDGKLYHLQKDKEVKIEGMLDDYAFFVWGLIELYQATGGLKYLKTAIDLTNKAIQLLYDEKNGGFFLSKSQDLIVNPKESFDGAIPSGNSVMAYNLYRLYLITAQEEFYKKSYETLIAFAEDIKRLPSYHTMFLIALMMHFFSTSEIVISGKEWVGALNQLNKEFLPNTVIVVKTPENKEELSKISPYTQNMEIPEDFYIYLCKNFACNLPTKDLEYVINTLKG
- a CDS encoding SDR family NAD(P)-dependent oxidoreductase, which codes for MEIKGKTALITGGSKRIGKTITIGLAKEGCDVIIHYNYSEKEAQELKTFVESFGVKGYLLKADLTEEKDIIKLSEEASNIGVDILINNASIYYKAPLETATFKDLDTFYSIHVKAPFYLSKILGKKMYEKKEGRIINIVDYSAILPYPDYTPYTASKGALLTMTKAFAKEFAPYVLVNGILPGPIVPPEDLQDKELPLKKTLLKRWGGEQEIFKAVKYLIETEFTTGSLIPVEGGRLIF
- a CDS encoding MBL fold metallo-hydrolase — translated: MWLHFGGKNIIIDPGPGSLIRMFERGLEPRDLNAVVLSHRHLDHVADVASVVESATDANKNKLDLLLAPYDALDGEDPVVLKYTKKGFKRIEITTMGNQYQLEEITIKPLIPHIHQGATVYSLEFRCKDKVFIYVPCGRFHEDMLYAHPKNPDLMVFNTTFVKPNLNYYHLSAEEVEIIIDKVKPKRAVLTHFSVNMLKANPNKVAEGIKKRTKVEVIAAQDGMKLEF